Proteins co-encoded in one Puntigrus tetrazona isolate hp1 chromosome 20, ASM1883169v1, whole genome shotgun sequence genomic window:
- the ccn6 gene encoding cellular communication network factor 6, translating into MMLSLLCCVLLLFLSQGADSRQKAKEVKGLERRQFCSWPCKCGVRPPCAPGVSSILDGCGCCKTCARQIGESCNERDVCDPHKSMYCDFSKDQPRYEVGICAYMMGVGCDLNGAHYDNGQAFQPSPLYKCTCIAGAVGCTPAFIQKPAGMLSTAALQASLPAGLKSNQSPKHQQDTTYRTMSAYRDPPLAWKKNCLVQTTPWSPCSRTCDIGISVRVNNDNSKCEMRKERRLCLLRPCDKKALKGLKMPRGKTCKPKFQASKAEKLSLSGCTSVKKHRPTYCGICTDKRCCVPNKSKMVNIEFHCKGVSNVRWKMQWITSCVCQRKCNDANDMFSELHLI; encoded by the exons ATGATGCTATCACTACTGTGCTGTGTTCTGCTGCTCTTTCTAAGTCAG GGTGCTGATAGCAGGCAGAAGGCGAAAGAAGTGAAGGGCCTGGAGAGGAGGCAGTTCTGTAGCTGGCCGTGTAAATGTGGTGTCCGGCCGCCGTGTGCCCCCGGTGTCAGCTCCATCTTGGATGGCTGCGGCTGCTGCAAAACCTGTGCACGGCAGATTGGGGAATCATGCAACGAGAGGGATGTCTGTGACCCACACAAAAGCATGTACTGTGACTTTTCCAAAGACCAGCCACGTTATGAAGTTGGCATCTGCGCTT ACATGATGGGGGTAGGGTGTGACCTGAATGGGGCTCACTATGATAACGGACAGGCCTTCCAACCAAGCCCACTCTACAAGTGCACGTGCATTGCTGGAGCTGTCGGCTGCACTCCTGCCTTCATCCAGAAGCCAGCTGGAATGTTGAGTACCGCTGCTCTCCAGGCCAGCTTGCCAGCAGGACTCAAGAGCAATCAAAGCCCCAAACACCAGCAGGACACCACCTACAGGACCATGTCAG CTTACAGGGATCCTCCCTTAGCCTGGAAGAAGAACTGTTTGGTTCAGACCACACCCTGGTCACCCTGTTCACGCACCTGTGACATCGGCATCTCTGTACGAGTCAACAATGACAACAGCAAGTGTGAGATGAGAAAAGAGCGACGACTCTGTCTGCTTCGACCATGTGATAAAAAAGCTCTAAAGGGGCTTAAG ATGCCAAGAGGTAAAACCTGCAAACCGAAATTCCAGGCCAGTAAAGCAGAGAAGCTCTCGCTGTCTGGTTGTACCAGCGTTAAGAAGCACCGCCCAACATATTGCGGCATCTGCACAGACAAGCGCTGCTGTGTTCCCAATAAGTCCAAAATGGTGAACATAGAATTCCACTGCAAAGGGGTATCTAACGTACGCTGGAAGATGCAGTGGatcacttcctgtgtgtgtCAGAGGAAGTGTAATGATGCCAATGACATGTTTTCAGAGCtgcacttaatataa